One Temnothorax longispinosus isolate EJ_2023e chromosome 8, Tlon_JGU_v1, whole genome shotgun sequence genomic region harbors:
- the LOC139818474 gene encoding uncharacterized protein isoform X1 yields the protein MSVITGKLLYNKLRGLRPDLSSGTTSEILSKICDEPSTQPFLEWFCKNVSSVNVLSNEEIKLKNTLEDAGEWLKDEVLDAALEEATKDCPDLLQLVSLDDTHREDLFVEYEALKESCREDEEYLQSLRHSIKVIKEVENKLDDDIEEAEIMLNKEQIETEKAYDDCSVILKEFDKDNCQFSKDIESLLNVYADAAKNQGSAVLWSQMPVDLFIKQIELYNHYLGIYIKKQFGTSVNKEEQEEDSDYGSLISDNRDKQMDERMQELFLCKTNLSNSKLEQINASVQEKIYMAMLQCAQDIYNGGVLKVPGDSKLHDEIQTLTVKRDILEQNVEFLRDQQLPEVVQYAEMETIKILKNDALARLERRKARLENLKNLHSLAGEHGHVHVDLLCMLMEMQFRCLREVAEFIADARHYIITEYKLSSARCEVMQQEQDKYAALVTQSSKTYNAFNQIFMSMMLGDDISDESLSTALKKYNDLITDNAEKKKSMLETYMTNKIDKLQKLENEIDKDYTAETQNGPTISLRPISYEISSKCEEISAVVQEVQGEITRIRNQFKERMRMDANLEREKDILWQRFLAKPDTLRMRYEEAKQKANESHFGDSKSNR from the exons CATCGGGGACCACGTCCGAGATCTTGAGCAAGATCTGCGACGAGCCGAGCACGCAGCCTTTTCTGGAATGGTTTTGCAAGAACGTGAGCAGCGTCAATGTTCTCTCTAACGAggagataaaatt aaaaaatacattgGAAGACGCGGGCGAGTGGTTAAAGGACGAAGTGTTGGACGCCGCGTTGGAAGAGGCCACCAAAGATTGCCCGGACTTGTTGCAGCTTGTCAGCCTGGACGATACACATCGGGAGGATCTTTTTGTGGAATACGAAGCGTTGAAGGAAAGCTGCAGAGAAGACGAGGAGTATCTTCAGTCGTTGAGACACagtataaaagttataaa AGAGGTCGAGAACAAGCTGGATGACGACATCGAAGAAGCAGAAATCATGCTGAACAAAGAGCAGATTGAAACGGAAAAGGCATATGACGATTGCAGCGTTATTCTGAAGGAATTTGATAAAGATAATTGTCAGTTTTCTAAGGATATCGAGAGTCTTCTGAATGTGTATGCCGATGCGGCTAAGAAT cAAGGCAGCGCGGTGTTATGGTCACAAATGCCTGTTGACCTGTTTATCAAGCAAATAGAACTCTACAATCACTATCTGGGTATTTACATAAAGAAGCAGTTTGGAACTAGTGTCAACAAGGAAGAGCAAGAAGAGGATTCAGATTACGGATCTCTAATAAGTGACAACAGGGACAAGCAGATGGACGAGAGGATGCAAGAATTGTTCTTGTGTAAGACAAA cttATCCAATTCTAAATTGGAACAGATTAATGCTAGTgttcaagaaaaaatttacatgGCAATGTTACAATGCGCACAAGATATCTACAATGGTGGAGTTTTGAAAGTGCCCGGGGATAGTAAATTGCA TGACGAGATACAAACGTTAACCGTGAAAAGGGATATCTTGGAGCAGAATGTTGAGTTTTTGCGGGACCAACAGTTGCCGGAGGTAGTGCAATATGCGGAAATGGAGACAATAAAGATCTTGAAGAACGACGCACTCGCCCGTCTCGAACGGAGGAAAGCTCGTCTCGAGAACCTCAAGAATTTACATTCTCTCGCAGGAGAGCACGGACATGTTCATGTGGACTTGCTGTGCATGTTAATGGAAATGCAATTTCGCTGCCTGCGCGAGGTTGCTGAATTCATCGCCGATGCTCGTCATTACATTATCACGGAATACAAGCTCTCTTCTGCAAGATGC GAAGTTATGCAGCAAGAACAGGATAAGTATGCGGCTCTTGTAACGCAATCTTCAAAAACGTACAATgcatttaatcaaatatttatgtcCATGATGCTCGGTGATGATATCTCAGATGAGTCGCTCTCTACCGcattgaaaaaatacaatgaCTTGATAACCGACAACGCGGAGAAGAAGAAATCAATGTTGGAAACATATATGACTAATAAAATCGACAAATTACAGAAATT AGAGAACGAAATCGATAAAGATTACACGGCTGAGACACAAAATGGGCCGACAATCAGCCTCAGGCCAATTTCATACGAAATAAGTTCCAAGTGCGAGGAAATATCCGCGGTAGTTCAAGAGGTGCAAGGAGAAATAACTAGGATCAGGAATCAATTCAAAGAACGAATG AGGATGGACGCCAATCTAGAACGCGAGAAGGACATTTTGTGGCAGAGGTTCTTGGCGAAGCCTGACACATTAAGAATGAGATACGAGGAAGCGAAACAAAAAGCGAATGAGTCTCACTTTGGAGATAGTAAATCAAATCGGTAA
- the LOC139818474 gene encoding HAUS augmin-like complex subunit 3 isoform X2 yields the protein MSVITGKLLYNKLRGLRPDLSSGTTSEILSKICDEPSTQPFLEWFCKNVSSVNVLSNEEIKLKNTLEDAGEWLKDEVLDAALEEATKDCPDLLQLVSLDDTHREDLFVEYEALKESCREDEEYLQSLRHSIKVIKEVENKLDDDIEEAEIMLNKEQIETEKAYDDCSVILKEFDKDNCQFSKDIESLLNVYADAAKNQGSAVLWSQMPVDLFIKQIELYNHYLGIYIKKQFGTSVNKEEQEEDSDYGSLISDNRDKQMDERMQELFLCKTNLSNSKLEQINASVQEKIYMAMLQCAQDIYNGGVLKVPGDSKLHDEIQTLTVKRDILEQNVEFLRDQQLPEVVQYAEMETIKILKNDALARLERRKARLENLKNLHSLAGEHGHVHVDLLCMLMEMQFRCLREVAEFIADARHYIITEYKLSSARCLCSKNRINESLSTALKKYNDLITDNAEKKKSMLETYMTNKIDKLQKLENEIDKDYTAETQNGPTISLRPISYEISSKCEEISAVVQEVQGEITRIRNQFKERMRMDANLEREKDILWQRFLAKPDTLRMRYEEAKQKANESHFGDSKSNR from the exons CATCGGGGACCACGTCCGAGATCTTGAGCAAGATCTGCGACGAGCCGAGCACGCAGCCTTTTCTGGAATGGTTTTGCAAGAACGTGAGCAGCGTCAATGTTCTCTCTAACGAggagataaaatt aaaaaatacattgGAAGACGCGGGCGAGTGGTTAAAGGACGAAGTGTTGGACGCCGCGTTGGAAGAGGCCACCAAAGATTGCCCGGACTTGTTGCAGCTTGTCAGCCTGGACGATACACATCGGGAGGATCTTTTTGTGGAATACGAAGCGTTGAAGGAAAGCTGCAGAGAAGACGAGGAGTATCTTCAGTCGTTGAGACACagtataaaagttataaa AGAGGTCGAGAACAAGCTGGATGACGACATCGAAGAAGCAGAAATCATGCTGAACAAAGAGCAGATTGAAACGGAAAAGGCATATGACGATTGCAGCGTTATTCTGAAGGAATTTGATAAAGATAATTGTCAGTTTTCTAAGGATATCGAGAGTCTTCTGAATGTGTATGCCGATGCGGCTAAGAAT cAAGGCAGCGCGGTGTTATGGTCACAAATGCCTGTTGACCTGTTTATCAAGCAAATAGAACTCTACAATCACTATCTGGGTATTTACATAAAGAAGCAGTTTGGAACTAGTGTCAACAAGGAAGAGCAAGAAGAGGATTCAGATTACGGATCTCTAATAAGTGACAACAGGGACAAGCAGATGGACGAGAGGATGCAAGAATTGTTCTTGTGTAAGACAAA cttATCCAATTCTAAATTGGAACAGATTAATGCTAGTgttcaagaaaaaatttacatgGCAATGTTACAATGCGCACAAGATATCTACAATGGTGGAGTTTTGAAAGTGCCCGGGGATAGTAAATTGCA TGACGAGATACAAACGTTAACCGTGAAAAGGGATATCTTGGAGCAGAATGTTGAGTTTTTGCGGGACCAACAGTTGCCGGAGGTAGTGCAATATGCGGAAATGGAGACAATAAAGATCTTGAAGAACGACGCACTCGCCCGTCTCGAACGGAGGAAAGCTCGTCTCGAGAACCTCAAGAATTTACATTCTCTCGCAGGAGAGCACGGACATGTTCATGTGGACTTGCTGTGCATGTTAATGGAAATGCAATTTCGCTGCCTGCGCGAGGTTGCTGAATTCATCGCCGATGCTCGTCATTACATTATCACGGAATACAAGCTCTCTTCTGCAAGATGC TTATGCAGCAAGAACAGGATAA ATGAGTCGCTCTCTACCGcattgaaaaaatacaatgaCTTGATAACCGACAACGCGGAGAAGAAGAAATCAATGTTGGAAACATATATGACTAATAAAATCGACAAATTACAGAAATT AGAGAACGAAATCGATAAAGATTACACGGCTGAGACACAAAATGGGCCGACAATCAGCCTCAGGCCAATTTCATACGAAATAAGTTCCAAGTGCGAGGAAATATCCGCGGTAGTTCAAGAGGTGCAAGGAGAAATAACTAGGATCAGGAATCAATTCAAAGAACGAATG AGGATGGACGCCAATCTAGAACGCGAGAAGGACATTTTGTGGCAGAGGTTCTTGGCGAAGCCTGACACATTAAGAATGAGATACGAGGAAGCGAAACAAAAAGCGAATGAGTCTCACTTTGGAGATAGTAAATCAAATCGGTAA